In the genome of Saccharomonospora viridis DSM 43017, one region contains:
- a CDS encoding type VII secretion target, with protein sequence MPNGGGHHVEPAELRGCAELLGQQADHLAAIGRHATEKGGDTSGYTGLLALLAPVVTGVVGLYADTLDFASGKMGEVRDNLLNAADEYEARDEASRAEMDRLGNLVDGVGDVTVGSAG encoded by the coding sequence ATGCCGAATGGTGGCGGACATCACGTCGAACCCGCAGAGCTGCGGGGATGCGCGGAATTGTTGGGACAGCAAGCGGATCACCTCGCGGCCATCGGACGCCATGCCACCGAGAAGGGCGGCGACACCAGTGGCTACACCGGACTGTTGGCCCTACTCGCCCCCGTGGTGACGGGTGTGGTCGGCCTGTACGCCGACACATTGGACTTCGCGAGCGGAAAGATGGGGGAGGTCCGTGACAACCTCCTCAACGCGGCCGACGAGTACGAGGCTCGCGACGAGGCCTCACGAGCCGAAATGGACCGGCTCGGCAACCTGGTCGACGGTGTCGGCGACGTGACCGTGGGGAGCGCCGGATGA
- a CDS encoding DoxX family protein, which produces MTVPSDRYANDESDGPTAAFPAGAFDSSGFTAAESVDTRSGPDARPADQWHGSLDFGLFVLRVALGGLMIAHGLQKFGLLDGPGINGFAQVLTSMGFTGPTTLLAWVTALAEVGGGALLVLGLFTPLGAAAVLGVLSNAVYSKFDSGFFAATGGFEFDLFLALAAFAVLFTGSGRIAIDKNTPWRRRPWPFGLAALVLSAAASAAVILLCR; this is translated from the coding sequence ATGACTGTTCCTAGTGACCGATACGCGAACGACGAATCCGACGGTCCCACCGCGGCCTTCCCCGCCGGTGCCTTCGACAGCAGCGGTTTCACCGCCGCGGAGTCAGTCGATACCCGCTCGGGCCCCGACGCGCGCCCGGCCGATCAGTGGCACGGCAGCCTCGACTTCGGCCTGTTCGTCCTCCGGGTCGCCCTCGGTGGGCTGATGATCGCGCATGGGCTGCAGAAATTCGGTCTGTTGGACGGGCCCGGCATCAACGGGTTCGCGCAGGTACTCACCTCGATGGGTTTCACCGGCCCGACGACCCTGTTGGCGTGGGTGACCGCGTTGGCGGAGGTCGGTGGTGGCGCCCTGCTGGTGCTCGGCCTGTTCACGCCCCTCGGTGCCGCCGCCGTGCTCGGCGTGCTGTCCAACGCGGTCTACAGCAAATTCGACAGCGGATTCTTCGCCGCCACAGGGGGGTTCGAGTTCGACCTGTTCCTCGCGCTCGCCGCGTTCGCGGTGCTGTTCACGGGTTCGGGCCGTATCGCGATCGACAAGAACACACCGTGGCGGCGCAGGCCGTGGCCGTTCGGTCTGGCGGCGCTGGTGCTGTCGGCAGCGGCATCGGCCGCCGTCATCCTGTTGTGCCGCTGA
- the ilvD gene encoding dihydroxy-acid dehydratase — protein sequence MPALRSRTTTHGRNAAGARSLWRATGMTDSDFGKPIVAIANSYTQFVPGHVHLKDLGEIVAEAVREAGGVPREFHTIAVDDGIAMGHSGMLYSLPSREIIADSVEYMVNAHQADALVCISNCDKITPGMLNAAMRLNIPTVFVSGGPMEAGKAVVVDGVAHAPTDLITAISASANSSVDDEGLSIVERSACPTCGSCSGMFTANSMNCLTEALGLSLPGNGSTLATHAARRQLFVDAGRTVVELARRWYEKDDESALPRSIASKKAFENAMALDMAMGGSTNTVLHILAAAQEGEIDFTLDDIDRIGREVPCLSKVSPNSDYHMEDVHRAGGIPAILGELHRGGFLNPDVHAVHSSSLEEWLSTWDIRGGSASEEAFELFHAAPGGMRTTEAFSTTNRWSSLDTDAENGCIRDVAHAYTASGGLAVLRGNLAENGAVIKSAGIDEELWRFRGPARVVESQEEAVSVILNKEVQPGEVLVVRYEGPAGGPGMQEMLHPTAFLKGAGLGKVCALITDGRFSGGSSGISVGHISPEAAAGGNIGLVENGDEILIDVHERKLELLVDDEVLAERRAKMEASERPWQPADRQRPVSAALRAYARMATSADTGAVRNPDK from the coding sequence ATGCCTGCTCTGCGCTCCCGAACCACGACCCACGGCCGCAACGCCGCGGGAGCTCGCTCCCTGTGGCGCGCGACCGGTATGACCGACAGCGACTTCGGCAAGCCCATCGTCGCGATCGCCAACTCCTACACCCAGTTCGTACCGGGACACGTCCACCTCAAGGACCTCGGTGAGATCGTCGCCGAGGCCGTGCGTGAAGCCGGCGGCGTGCCCCGCGAATTCCACACCATCGCGGTGGACGACGGCATCGCCATGGGCCACAGCGGAATGCTGTACTCGTTGCCCTCGCGCGAGATCATCGCCGACTCCGTCGAGTACATGGTCAACGCCCACCAGGCCGACGCGCTGGTGTGCATCTCGAACTGCGACAAGATCACCCCTGGGATGCTCAACGCCGCCATGCGGCTCAACATCCCGACGGTGTTCGTCTCGGGCGGCCCCATGGAGGCCGGTAAGGCCGTGGTCGTCGACGGCGTCGCGCACGCACCGACCGACCTCATCACCGCGATCTCCGCTTCGGCCAACTCCTCCGTCGACGACGAGGGGCTGTCCATCGTCGAGCGCTCCGCGTGCCCGACGTGCGGTTCCTGCTCGGGCATGTTCACCGCGAACTCGATGAACTGCCTCACCGAGGCGCTGGGACTGTCGTTGCCCGGCAACGGGTCCACACTGGCCACTCACGCCGCGCGGAGGCAGCTGTTCGTCGACGCCGGACGCACGGTGGTGGAACTGGCCCGGCGTTGGTACGAGAAGGACGACGAATCGGCGTTGCCGCGTTCGATCGCGAGCAAGAAGGCCTTCGAGAACGCCATGGCGTTGGACATGGCGATGGGCGGTTCCACCAACACCGTGTTGCACATCCTCGCCGCCGCACAGGAGGGCGAGATCGACTTCACGCTCGACGACATCGATCGCATCGGGCGTGAGGTGCCCTGCCTTTCCAAGGTCTCGCCGAACTCCGACTACCACATGGAGGACGTGCACCGCGCGGGCGGCATCCCCGCCATCCTGGGCGAGCTGCATCGGGGTGGGTTCCTCAACCCCGACGTCCACGCCGTGCATTCCTCCTCGTTGGAGGAGTGGCTGTCCACGTGGGACATCCGAGGGGGTTCCGCGTCGGAGGAGGCGTTCGAGCTGTTCCACGCCGCGCCGGGTGGAATGCGCACCACGGAGGCGTTCTCCACGACCAACCGGTGGTCGTCGCTCGACACCGACGCGGAGAACGGCTGCATTCGCGACGTCGCCCACGCCTACACCGCCAGCGGTGGACTCGCCGTGCTGCGCGGAAATCTCGCGGAGAACGGCGCGGTGATCAAGTCGGCGGGCATCGACGAGGAACTGTGGCGCTTCCGCGGCCCCGCCCGGGTGGTGGAGAGCCAGGAGGAGGCCGTCTCGGTCATCCTCAACAAGGAGGTGCAGCCCGGTGAGGTGCTCGTCGTTCGCTACGAGGGACCGGCGGGCGGCCCGGGCATGCAGGAGATGTTGCACCCGACCGCGTTCCTGAAGGGGGCGGGCCTGGGCAAGGTGTGCGCGCTCATCACCGATGGACGTTTCTCGGGTGGTTCCTCGGGCATCTCGGTGGGCCACATCTCCCCCGAGGCCGCCGCGGGCGGCAACATCGGCCTGGTCGAAAACGGCGACGAGATCCTCATCGACGTGCACGAGCGCAAGCTCGAACTGCTCGTCGACGACGAGGTCCTCGCCGAGCGGAGGGCCAAGATGGAGGCTTCGGAACGGCCGTGGCAACCCGCCGACAGGCAGCGGCCGGTGAGCGCAGCGCTGCGCGCCTACGCGCGCATGGCCACCTCGGCCGACACCGGCGCCGTACGTAACCCGGACAAGTGA
- a CDS encoding PH domain-containing protein, with the protein MTSTRTTQTTHDGTSGDQSTGTRGKRAVFRIPGTALIGVLMLFMCMFPLAATLPYLLVLLLVPIVLAVWVVRTRTEATEQGLIVRTLRGTRKLAWDSLKGFTITPKSAVVAVLHDDTTVPLPSVRTRHLPVLSLVSDGRVPDPSGLLDQPDDEDESAGGADGHSDEDPADSGKDSAGDPDNGSQNDSGEDDTGRNDK; encoded by the coding sequence ATGACCTCGACTCGGACGACACAGACGACACACGACGGCACCTCCGGTGACCAAAGCACCGGCACCCGGGGCAAGAGGGCCGTGTTCCGCATCCCGGGAACCGCGCTGATCGGCGTGCTGATGCTCTTCATGTGCATGTTCCCGCTCGCGGCCACCCTGCCGTATCTGCTGGTGCTGCTGCTCGTGCCCATCGTCCTGGCCGTGTGGGTCGTCCGCACCCGCACGGAGGCCACGGAACAAGGCCTCATCGTGCGCACCCTGCGCGGCACCCGGAAACTGGCCTGGGACTCGCTCAAGGGCTTCACCATCACCCCGAAGTCCGCGGTCGTCGCGGTACTCCACGACGACACCACCGTACCGCTGCCCTCCGTGCGCACCCGCCACTTGCCGGTGCTGTCGTTGGTCAGCGACGGCCGGGTCCCCGATCCGTCGGGTCTGCTCGACCAGCCGGACGACGAGGACGAGTCCGCCGGCGGCGCCGACGGCCACTCCGATGAGGACCCCGCCGACTCCGGCAAGGACTCCGCCGGCGACCCCGACAACGGCTCCCAGAACGACTCCGGCGAGGACGACACGGGCCGAAACGACAAGTAA